One genomic region from Chthonomonas calidirosea T49 encodes:
- a CDS encoding putative glycoside hydrolase family 15 protein, which produces MYFIRRAYPPCPKRRRGRSLTIVCVGWILLWGQVRARPIPPIGAEAHPFPDTTDRIVVFSDQLPAANSLSPAQWRFIADHYAGTQKETRSWAETIRKLNPHFIILHYQLAVGAGTAAFLDGERWTNDFGYIKQHPHWFLRTADGSPISQNVYHWDVMNILFRNGEPISGWPKYWVETALQRLRDNEDDGVFADSYTQDILMNQVNPPFAWFSHVEACKQNWIPNLNLYGAYCCKALHDQPEHFYYLPNLGGLVNAWDTTNYAVGDGGMNEGFALSGPGNYYAPSDWQLQMNRLLALIRADKIVICQSYIRDSDYDARWFVMGSYLLIKGRHTYINMFDTSTLSWYPEYTISLGAPLSEPARTISADWDVAWGVYRRDFARGMVLVNPDTRPVKIDLGHTEYLVEAEGGGPVPASGVPMGQLKRRPVRVVTIPSHSARILLND; this is translated from the coding sequence ATGTATTTCATCCGTCGAGCGTACCCTCCATGCCCAAAGCGACGTCGAGGGCGTTCATTGACAATAGTGTGCGTAGGATGGATTTTGCTTTGGGGGCAAGTGAGGGCACGTCCCATACCGCCCATTGGTGCTGAAGCGCATCCCTTTCCCGATACGACCGACCGGATCGTCGTCTTTTCCGATCAGCTGCCGGCAGCAAACTCTTTAAGCCCGGCCCAATGGCGGTTTATTGCAGACCACTATGCGGGCACTCAAAAGGAGACCCGCAGTTGGGCGGAGACGATTCGCAAGTTGAACCCACATTTCATTATATTGCACTATCAGCTTGCTGTGGGAGCCGGCACTGCAGCTTTCTTAGATGGAGAACGATGGACGAACGATTTTGGCTATATAAAACAACATCCGCACTGGTTTTTGAGGACTGCTGACGGAAGCCCAATTTCCCAAAATGTCTACCATTGGGACGTGATGAACATTCTCTTTAGAAATGGGGAACCCATTTCTGGCTGGCCGAAGTATTGGGTGGAAACGGCTCTGCAAAGACTACGCGATAACGAAGATGACGGGGTGTTCGCTGATAGTTACACGCAGGATATTCTCATGAACCAGGTGAACCCACCATTTGCGTGGTTCTCTCATGTTGAAGCGTGCAAGCAGAACTGGATACCGAATCTCAACCTATATGGTGCTTACTGTTGCAAGGCGTTGCATGATCAGCCAGAACACTTTTACTATCTGCCGAATTTAGGTGGTTTGGTGAATGCGTGGGACACCACAAACTACGCGGTTGGGGATGGGGGAATGAACGAGGGATTTGCGCTGTCGGGGCCAGGAAACTACTATGCGCCGAGCGATTGGCAACTTCAGATGAATCGCCTTTTAGCTCTTATCCGAGCTGATAAGATTGTGATCTGCCAATCTTACATACGCGATTCGGACTACGATGCGCGATGGTTTGTGATGGGCTCGTACCTGCTGATCAAGGGGCGACATACATATATCAACATGTTCGATACCAGCACTCTTTCGTGGTATCCCGAATACACGATATCGCTAGGTGCCCCGCTGTCAGAGCCTGCCCGCACGATTTCGGCCGACTGGGATGTGGCCTGGGGAGTCTATCGCCGCGACTTTGCTAGGGGGATGGTCTTAGTAAACCCCGATACGCGTCCTGTAAAGATAGATTTAGGCCATACCGAGTATTTAGTGGAGGCTGAGGGAGGTGGGCCGGTTCCTGCTTCAGGGGTGCCGATGGGGCAACTGAAGAGACGACCGGTGAGGGTAGTGACGATCCCTAGCCACAGTGCCCGTATTCTCTTGAACGATTGA
- a CDS encoding aldo/keto reductase, translating into MEYRVLGETGLKASTVGFGVWTVATTMWGINDDEVGIRLLRRAFDLGINFFDTADVYGDGKGETLLADALEGHRDEIVIATKFGYDFYNYPGVQPGQRERPQDWTPTFVRSACEKSLQRLRTDHIDLYQLHNPRLSALQNDDLFATLEALKQEGKIRSYGAALGPALRPERQVEEGLYSVKERRMAVQIIYNMLEQQLGEPICPAAKEAGVPVIVRVPHASGILEGRYTTETTFDTNDHRSFRLVNDQMRQEWLINGLKKLEKLRFAAESAGRTPGQMAIQWLLAQPAIVSVLPNIYDHAQLEEFAKAPDTPPFTQEELNKVADLYAHNFYLEPLEAAP; encoded by the coding sequence ATGGAATACCGTGTGTTAGGCGAAACGGGGCTTAAAGCTTCCACTGTGGGTTTTGGCGTCTGGACGGTCGCCACGACCATGTGGGGCATTAACGACGATGAGGTGGGCATTCGCCTGCTGCGACGTGCTTTCGATCTCGGCATCAACTTTTTTGATACCGCCGACGTCTATGGCGACGGCAAGGGCGAGACGCTGCTCGCCGACGCTCTCGAAGGCCACCGCGATGAGATCGTCATCGCTACCAAATTCGGCTACGATTTCTACAACTACCCCGGTGTCCAGCCCGGCCAGAGAGAAAGGCCCCAAGACTGGACGCCCACCTTCGTGCGTAGCGCCTGTGAAAAGAGCTTACAACGCTTGCGCACCGATCATATAGACCTTTACCAACTTCACAACCCGCGCCTCTCCGCACTTCAAAACGACGATCTTTTTGCCACCCTTGAAGCGCTTAAGCAAGAAGGCAAAATTCGCTCCTATGGTGCGGCCTTAGGGCCGGCGCTACGGCCTGAACGCCAGGTGGAAGAGGGTCTCTACAGCGTTAAAGAGCGCCGTATGGCTGTCCAGATCATCTATAACATGCTAGAACAACAGCTCGGTGAACCGATCTGCCCGGCAGCTAAGGAGGCTGGTGTTCCCGTTATCGTGCGCGTGCCCCATGCTTCCGGCATTTTGGAAGGACGCTACACCACAGAAACCACCTTCGATACGAACGACCATCGTAGCTTCCGCCTCGTCAACGATCAGATGCGCCAAGAGTGGCTCATCAATGGCCTAAAGAAGCTGGAAAAACTGCGCTTTGCCGCCGAATCGGCAGGTCGTACCCCTGGTCAAATGGCCATCCAGTGGTTGCTCGCCCAGCCTGCTATTGTATCGGTGTTGCCCAATATCTATGACCACGCTCAGTTGGAGGAGTTCGCTAAAGCCCCCGATACTCCCCCCTTCACCCAAGAAGAGCTGAACAAAGTCGCCGATCTTTATGCCCATAACTTCTACCTGGAACCGTTGGAAGCTGCCCCCTAA
- a CDS encoding WD40 repeat domain-containing protein, whose amino-acid sequence MVATSLRCARMIFAPNIVVKVLFVLFGVAFACPIQAQIGRSRAPSPSKPVQTPTPPSPPTLNLMPLPKVISASRNIKLWDTSGQPTLQIDPNTGDINALALGTKDGQQTLISGGADGVVRLWNLASGAPGDTLAVNHGPITALAISPDNMILAVGAADGTISLWAWKQGRLLAAVPAHSDAVTGLIYASDNHTLISASADRQIRVWLLLDNGRRIVLRSSILAHDAPITGIALLSGGTQVASVSEDGYLMIWDLATGAQIRRIFVCERGVTALAVSPDGKTLATGDFNGHIRLWNAITGMPLTFQGNLPQPPRTLLWSADGTMLVCGAADNTLSFWNVNTDKQVACIAAHDSPVRALVLAP is encoded by the coding sequence TTGGTCGCTACCAGCCTGCGGTGTGCACGGATGATATTTGCGCCCAATATTGTAGTGAAGGTGCTCTTCGTTCTGTTTGGTGTGGCTTTTGCCTGTCCGATTCAAGCGCAGATCGGTCGATCGCGTGCACCAAGCCCTTCCAAACCGGTACAAACGCCCACTCCTCCTTCGCCTCCGACTCTCAATCTCATGCCTTTGCCAAAAGTTATCTCGGCAAGCAGAAACATCAAATTGTGGGACACCAGCGGCCAACCTACCCTGCAGATCGACCCAAATACCGGTGACATTAACGCTCTGGCGCTGGGCACGAAAGACGGCCAGCAAACACTGATCTCTGGTGGAGCGGATGGCGTTGTGCGCCTCTGGAACCTTGCCTCAGGTGCGCCCGGCGACACCCTTGCAGTAAACCACGGCCCCATAACCGCACTTGCCATCTCGCCCGACAATATGATCCTCGCCGTGGGAGCCGCCGATGGAACCATTAGCCTATGGGCCTGGAAACAAGGGCGTCTGCTTGCAGCGGTGCCCGCTCACAGTGATGCGGTTACAGGCCTCATCTATGCTTCAGATAACCACACCCTCATTAGCGCTAGCGCCGACCGACAGATACGGGTATGGCTGCTTCTGGATAATGGACGCCGAATTGTTTTGCGCTCTAGCATTCTAGCCCACGATGCTCCGATCACCGGTATCGCGCTTCTTTCAGGAGGCACACAGGTCGCCAGCGTCTCAGAAGACGGCTATCTGATGATCTGGGACCTCGCCACTGGTGCACAGATTCGACGTATTTTCGTGTGCGAACGTGGCGTTACTGCCCTCGCCGTCTCCCCTGACGGCAAAACCCTGGCCACTGGGGACTTCAACGGTCATATCCGCCTTTGGAATGCCATCACAGGAATGCCTCTCACTTTCCAAGGAAACCTACCTCAACCCCCCCGAACGCTCCTTTGGAGTGCCGATGGTACAATGCTCGTCTGCGGCGCAGCCGATAATACTCTTAGCTTTTGGAACGTAAATACAGATAAGCAGGTCGCCTGTATCGCAGCCCACGACAGCCCAGTACGGGCGCTCGTACTGGCACCCTAA
- a CDS encoding chlorite dismutase family protein yields MENRGRTMVEFAFYKVDPAWRRQPDEVREKDKADFTCAVEEAADEMMIRSYSLTGIRGDVDLLLWMASPDLDLLRNHAARFLRTGIGRWMTQPYCFLSMTKASQYKDPTAKNEPEGRRLIIRPTGRKFLFVYPFVKTRAWYRMPYEERQKAMAEHIELGHKYPTVKLNTTYSFGIDDQEFVVAFETDIPADFLDLVQHMRESEASAYTLRDTPTFTCVQVPLREALDAIG; encoded by the coding sequence ATGGAAAACCGTGGCCGTACCATGGTCGAGTTCGCTTTCTACAAAGTTGACCCCGCTTGGCGACGCCAACCCGATGAGGTTCGAGAAAAAGATAAGGCCGACTTCACCTGCGCGGTGGAAGAGGCCGCCGACGAAATGATGATTCGTAGCTACTCCCTTACTGGCATTCGTGGAGATGTAGACCTCCTGCTTTGGATGGCCTCACCAGACCTTGACCTTCTGCGAAATCACGCAGCCCGCTTTCTACGAACCGGTATCGGTCGCTGGATGACACAGCCCTACTGCTTCCTCTCCATGACCAAAGCCTCCCAATACAAAGACCCGACCGCAAAAAACGAGCCGGAAGGACGTCGTCTCATCATCCGACCCACCGGACGCAAATTCCTTTTTGTCTATCCCTTCGTCAAAACGCGCGCCTGGTATCGAATGCCCTATGAGGAACGCCAAAAAGCTATGGCGGAGCATATAGAGCTTGGACATAAGTATCCTACAGTTAAACTTAACACCACCTACTCTTTCGGCATTGATGATCAAGAGTTCGTGGTTGCCTTTGAAACCGACATTCCGGCCGACTTTCTCGATCTTGTCCAACATATGCGCGAATCGGAGGCGAGCGCCTATACCCTACGGGATACACCAACCTTTACATGCGTACAGGTACCACTGCGTGAAGCGCTCGATGCGATTGGCTAG
- the queG gene encoding tRNA epoxyqueuosine(34) reductase QueG — translation MMQTTTTREEQIKAYAKELGFDLVGIAEAIPSIFQQQYRDWLEKGYAGQMEYLARNLERRLNPQELLPNARSLIVVAMNYYADTEEGPGTPPVRPNHAIFARYARGDDYHDVITKRLYQLLEYIKKRIDPNAAGRVYVDAGPLLEREVAQRAGLGWFGKNTMLINSRRGSYFFLGALVTDLDLEPDRPAQGHCGRCKRCIEACPTGALIAPYQLDARRCISYLTIELKEAIPVELRPALSANGNRIFGCDICQEVCPFNQKFSVPTTEPAFQPREITRNSRLVNLLQLSEPEFREKFRKSPVKRAKRRGLLRNVATALAYSDDPEAEAALQNAAEHDPDPLVREHAAWALDTLRKRKTTSSSP, via the coding sequence ATGATGCAGACCACAACGACGCGCGAAGAGCAGATCAAAGCCTATGCCAAAGAGCTAGGTTTCGATCTCGTCGGGATCGCAGAGGCTATCCCTTCGATCTTTCAACAACAGTATCGCGATTGGCTCGAAAAGGGATATGCCGGCCAGATGGAATATCTTGCCCGAAATTTGGAGCGACGGCTGAATCCGCAAGAGCTTTTGCCCAATGCACGCTCGCTTATCGTCGTTGCTATGAACTACTATGCCGACACAGAAGAGGGGCCTGGTACTCCTCCCGTACGTCCAAACCATGCCATTTTCGCTCGTTACGCTCGTGGAGACGACTACCATGATGTCATTACAAAACGTCTCTATCAGCTGTTGGAGTACATAAAAAAACGGATCGATCCAAATGCTGCTGGGCGTGTCTATGTAGATGCTGGCCCCCTGCTTGAAAGAGAGGTAGCTCAACGTGCTGGTTTAGGTTGGTTTGGTAAAAACACCATGTTGATCAACTCGCGTCGTGGCTCGTACTTCTTTCTTGGTGCTTTGGTAACCGATCTCGATCTCGAGCCCGATAGGCCGGCCCAGGGGCATTGCGGACGATGCAAGCGCTGTATCGAGGCCTGCCCCACAGGTGCTCTGATCGCTCCCTATCAGCTCGATGCCCGCCGCTGTATATCCTATCTCACTATCGAACTCAAAGAGGCCATTCCCGTTGAGTTGCGCCCTGCACTATCGGCCAACGGCAACCGCATTTTCGGCTGCGATATCTGTCAGGAGGTCTGCCCCTTCAACCAAAAGTTTAGCGTGCCCACCACAGAGCCGGCGTTTCAACCTCGTGAGATCACTCGAAATAGTCGCTTAGTCAACCTGTTGCAATTAAGCGAACCAGAGTTTCGAGAGAAGTTTCGAAAAAGCCCCGTAAAAAGAGCAAAACGAAGGGGCCTGCTGCGCAACGTCGCCACTGCCCTTGCCTACAGCGACGATCCAGAGGCCGAAGCCGCGCTTCAAAACGCTGCCGAGCACGACCCTGACCCCCTCGTGCGTGAGCATGCAGCTTGGGCGCTCGACACGTTAAGAAAGCGCAAAACTACCTCCTCATCTCCCTAA
- a CDS encoding tetratricopeptide repeat protein codes for MTMSCLENSILERGIAYKNEGQYDEAVAAFKEVLEKDPNSCDAHHQLGLVYGFTGLFDESLEELQKAVQLAAERVDIRLDLALTYSMLGMYDEATAEFQEVLRLDPNNKRATDSLKFIKEMLG; via the coding sequence ATGACAATGAGCTGCTTAGAAAACAGCATCCTGGAACGTGGTATCGCATATAAGAACGAGGGCCAGTATGATGAGGCTGTCGCCGCCTTTAAAGAGGTCTTGGAGAAAGACCCCAACTCCTGCGACGCGCATCATCAGCTCGGTCTTGTCTACGGCTTTACCGGTCTCTTCGACGAGTCGCTCGAAGAGCTTCAAAAAGCCGTACAACTTGCTGCCGAGCGCGTGGATATCCGGCTCGACCTCGCCCTTACCTACTCGATGCTCGGCATGTACGATGAAGCGACGGCGGAGTTCCAGGAAGTGCTGCGTCTTGACCCAAATAACAAACGCGCCACCGACAGCCTAAAATTCATTAAGGAGATGCTTGGATAG